The proteins below come from a single Candidatus Firestonebacteria bacterium RIFOXYD2_FULL_39_29 genomic window:
- a CDS encoding chloroperoxidase codes for MSTITTKDGARIYYKDWGIGQPVVFSHGWPLSADSWEAQMVFLASNGYRCIAHDRRGHGRSSQPWNGNEMDTYADDLAALLDKLELKNTVLIGFSAGGGEVARYIGRHGTKRLAKVVLVSAVPPLMLKTTANPGGLPIEIFDGIRAGSIADRSKFYKDLAGGPFFGFNRPGAKISQGMIDWFWLQGMQAGHKNTLDCIKAFSETDFTGDLKKFDIPTLIIHGDDDQIVPIGAAALASSKLVKNSILKVYKGAPHGLTDTHKEKLNADLLSFIKT; via the coding sequence ATGAGTACAATCACAACAAAAGATGGTGCGCGGATATATTATAAGGACTGGGGCATAGGACAACCTGTTGTGTTCAGCCATGGTTGGCCCCTTAGTGCGGACAGCTGGGAGGCTCAGATGGTGTTCCTGGCATCAAACGGTTATCGCTGTATTGCTCATGACCGTCGTGGTCATGGCCGGTCCAGCCAGCCGTGGAATGGAAACGAAATGGACACTTACGCCGATGATCTTGCAGCCTTGTTGGATAAATTGGAACTAAAAAATACCGTACTAATTGGTTTTTCTGCCGGTGGCGGCGAAGTTGCGCGTTACATCGGCCGCCATGGTACGAAGCGTCTGGCGAAAGTTGTACTGGTTTCTGCTGTTCCCCCGCTTATGCTAAAGACCACTGCTAATCCCGGCGGCTTGCCGATTGAAATATTTGATGGTATCCGAGCCGGCTCAATTGCCGATCGCTCTAAATTCTATAAGGATCTTGCCGGCGGCCCGTTCTTTGGTTTCAACCGGCCGGGCGCGAAGATCTCACAAGGAATGATCGACTGGTTCTGGCTTCAAGGTATGCAGGCCGGCCACAAAAACACCCTTGACTGTATCAAAGCATTTTCTGAGACAGATTTTACCGGGGATCTAAAAAAGTTTGATATACCGACGCTTATCATTCACGGTGATGACGACCAGATCGTACCGATTGGCGCTGCGGCTTTGGCCTCTTCAAAACTCGTTAAGAACTCGATACTGAAAGTATATAAAGGAGCCCCCCATGGCCTGACCGATACACACAAAGAGAAGCTTAACGCGGATCTTCTGTCTTTTATTAAAACATAA